In Pirellulales bacterium, a genomic segment contains:
- the sppA gene encoding signal peptide peptidase SppA produces MDPSIPPSAPSSPPPARPARFNPLRWLGRLITLSGLVMFALTVVAVAVLGGFLSLGSDDSLHEQHHSLSKTATDKIAVITLEGTILDGEGFVKRQIDHVRDDKAVKAVVLRVNSPGGTVSGSDYLYHHLKKMVADRKLPLVVSMGGIAASGGYYVSMAVGDEHENVIFAEPTTWTGSIGVVIPHYDVSRLMEKWDISEDSIKSHRLKQMGTPTRPMTEEEREIFQGLVHDSFQRFKEIVKAGRPRFAKDDDALVKVATGQVFTTHQSLANGLVDREGFVEDAIDRAIQLAHLDKEQVQAVKYKHLGGIFDLLDMRAQSRRAAPGNELAALLDLASPRAYYLCTWLPVLMAQGDASER; encoded by the coding sequence ATGGACCCCTCGATCCCGCCTTCCGCTCCGTCCAGCCCGCCTCCCGCGCGCCCCGCTCGATTCAATCCATTGCGGTGGTTGGGCCGGCTCATCACGCTTTCGGGGCTCGTGATGTTCGCGCTCACGGTCGTCGCCGTGGCGGTACTGGGCGGCTTTTTATCGCTGGGAAGCGACGATTCGCTCCACGAACAGCATCACTCGCTGTCGAAGACGGCCACCGACAAAATCGCCGTGATCACGCTGGAGGGCACCATCCTCGACGGCGAGGGGTTCGTGAAGCGGCAGATCGACCACGTGCGCGACGACAAGGCGGTCAAAGCGGTCGTGCTGCGGGTCAATTCGCCCGGCGGCACGGTGAGCGGCAGCGATTACCTTTATCACCATCTCAAAAAGATGGTGGCCGACCGCAAGCTGCCGCTGGTGGTGAGCATGGGCGGCATTGCGGCCAGCGGCGGCTACTATGTGTCGATGGCCGTCGGCGATGAGCATGAGAACGTGATCTTCGCCGAGCCGACCACCTGGACCGGCTCGATCGGCGTCGTCATTCCGCACTACGACGTGTCGCGCCTGATGGAAAAGTGGGACATCTCCGAAGACTCGATCAAGAGCCATCGTCTGAAACAGATGGGCACGCCGACGCGCCCCATGACCGAAGAAGAGCGAGAGATTTTCCAGGGGCTGGTACACGACAGCTTCCAGCGATTCAAGGAGATCGTCAAAGCCGGGCGGCCGCGGTTCGCCAAAGACGACGACGCCCTGGTCAAAGTGGCGACCGGGCAGGTGTTCACCACCCACCAGTCCCTGGCCAACGGACTGGTCGATCGAGAGGGCTTTGTCGAAGATGCGATCGACCGGGCGATTCAATTGGCGCATCTCGACAAAGAGCAAGTGCAAGCGGTGAAGTACAAACATCTGGGCGGCATTTTTGATTTGCTCGACATGCGTGCCCAGTCCCGCCGTGCCGCGCCCGGCAACGAGTTGGCCGCCCTTTTGGATCTGGCCTCACCACGGGCGTATTATCTTTGCACCTGGCTGCCGGTGCTGATGGCCCAGGGCGACGCATCGGAACGGTGA
- a CDS encoding TIM barrel protein, which yields MFVAASTECFPQLSFADAVQRLVDLEYTRVEICLRESSGQVKPSQVHANVEQAIHLCRDTHRLTPVSYFIDIQAEGDEYYAQFLSCCKLAKASKVVVMSVPSAELGTPFNAEVERLRELVRIGTLEGVVVGIKSEVGRMSQDPDTAVVLCDHVKGLAITLDPSHYICGPHGGANYDQVMKHVCHVQLRDTSKTKLQVRVGQGEIEYNRLINQLSRHKYNRALSVNIIDQPESGVDHMAEMRKMRLLLESML from the coding sequence GTGTTCGTCGCGGCTTCTACCGAATGTTTTCCCCAGCTTTCGTTTGCCGACGCGGTGCAGCGGCTCGTCGATCTGGAATACACCCGCGTCGAGATTTGCCTGCGCGAATCGAGTGGCCAGGTCAAGCCGTCGCAAGTGCATGCCAACGTCGAGCAGGCCATTCACCTCTGCCGCGATACTCATCGGCTGACGCCGGTCTCGTATTTCATCGACATCCAGGCCGAGGGCGACGAGTATTACGCCCAGTTTTTGTCCTGCTGCAAACTGGCCAAGGCGAGCAAGGTGGTCGTCATGTCGGTGCCGTCGGCCGAGTTGGGCACGCCGTTCAATGCCGAGGTGGAACGGCTGCGTGAACTGGTGCGCATCGGCACGCTGGAAGGCGTCGTCGTCGGCATCAAAAGCGAGGTCGGCCGCATGAGCCAGGATCCCGACACCGCCGTCGTGCTTTGCGATCATGTGAAAGGGCTGGCCATTACGCTCGACCCCAGCCATTACATCTGCGGGCCGCACGGCGGCGCGAACTACGACCAGGTGATGAAGCACGTTTGCCATGTCCAGTTGCGCGACACCAGCAAGACCAAGCTTCAGGTCCGCGTAGGTCAGGGCGAAATCGAATACAACCGGCTCATCAACCAGCTCAGCCGCCATAAGTACAACCGCGCCCTGTCGGTGAACATTATCGACCAGCCTGAGTCGGGGGTCGACCACATGGCCGAGATGCGTAAAATGCGTTTGTTGCTGGAGAGCATGCTGTAG